In Bos indicus isolate NIAB-ARS_2022 breed Sahiwal x Tharparkar chromosome 10, NIAB-ARS_B.indTharparkar_mat_pri_1.0, whole genome shotgun sequence, the DNA window ATATGcctttttaccttttctttttagaCATATTTCTTCACTCAATCTTatctgttttggaaaatataaggGACtattggaaagaataaaattcaattGACAAACAAAAGTGGGAGAGCTATTAGTGCTTTCCCACTGTTTTCAGTGTATGACTTATCTATTCCAAATAACGAACAAACCAGGATTCTATAGAATGTCAcatatattaacatttctctagaGAAGGAAGCATGTACATATCTGGTCCAAATCTGACATAGAACGTCCAGAGTTTTCTTCATGTACTTCCAGTAATTGTCATTCACCAACCAAGAAATGGTGGTTTAACCAAGGCTAATAAAACTATTGAACTCGTGCCAAAAATCATAATACTACTCTAACCACCACATATATGCATACTTCACTACTTCCATAAATCTcagtgttctttttcattttcttggcccTCTTTCTCCcctgtttctctcctttcattttcGTTTTTTATCACAAATATGTGGTcagtttagaaaaatataaaatacagatatttaaatttttaatattaaaattacctGAAGTGTCATTATCCAAAGTTATCTTCTTGAGATGTTATTGTATATGCAAACataattttgtaatgtataatATTAATAGCACATCATATAAGACACTCATTTGTAACCACTTTTTGTCAATAATTTAGTGGGCatgacaaaaaaataattttacatcatTTATAATGGCCATATTCATTTTGGTACCAATCTTATCAATTTCCTGTTTCTGTATGCCTTTTCATagcttcagttcggttcagttgttcagtcatgtccagctctttgtgaccccatggactgcagcactccaggcctccctgtccatcactaactcctggagtttactcaagctcatgtccattgagtcggtgatgccatacaaccatctcaccctctgtagctcccttctcctgccttcaatctttcccaccatcagggtctttcttaatgagtcagttctttgcatcaggtggccaaagtattgggagtttcagtttcagcataagtccttccaatgaatatttaggactgatttcctttaggatggactggttgtatctccttgtagtccaaaggactctcaacagtcttctccaacaccacagttcaaaagcatcatttatttggcactcagcttccttatagtccaactcttacatccatacatgactactgggaaaaccatagctttgactagacagacctttgttggcaaagtaatgtctctgctttttaatatgctgtctaggttgttcataatttttcttccaaggagcaaacgtcttttaatttcatggctgcagtcaccatcttcagtgattttggagcaaaaaaaaaaaaaagaatcagtcactgtttcccctgtttcatAGCTTATCTCCTTTAATATACTTTTATTCTGTCTCTTTGTATTGGATAATGAATGGGTGTTATACATGATCTCATCAATGTTTACATTTGTAGTGATAATAGATACTTTCTATTAAAAATTTGTTGGTAGCAGTTTCATTCTCCTTCAGATAGCATTTTAGCAGAACTAAGCttcaaatcggagaaggcaatggcaacccactccagtactcttgcctggaaaatcccatggacggaggagcctggtaggctgcagtcatgggtttgctaagagtcggacacgactgagcgacttcactttcacttttcactttcatgcattggaggaggaaatggcaacccactccagtgttcttgcctggagaatcccagggaggggggaccctggtgggctgccgtctatggggtcgcacagagtcggacaaaactaaagcgacttagcagcagcagcagcagcaagcttcaaATACTTGAAAGACAAGCTGTTGTGACCTTCATGGTCTgcagttttttttcattttcttagtgcATCATGactaaatattttgtttcagtgaAGACATCATTGTTTCTCAGTTTCACATTTGAATTGCCAGTCactaccgtctgagtcaccagggaagaccaatccTATAGCACAGCTCTCAAAGCACAAGATCTCTCTCAAGCTTAGCAAAGTACTCAATAGCTCTCTTTTGGGGTTTTTAGACACTCCTTCTTTGGAGTTTCCTTTGATTTAAACTGTATCTTAATTCTCCAAGTATTGTAAATTAGAGAAGTAAACCTGTTCATTTTATGCTACCATCTTAAGTGCAACATTCATGCCCTCATTTGTTGGAAACTTTTCTATGTGTGATTAACACTTGTGTGGACAAATGTGATTAAGAGTTTGAACACTTCAGATATGCTGATTATTCATGATATGGAAGATGTTATGCTAAAATATATATGAACAAGACTGAAGAAGccagaactgggcttccctggcagattagacagcaaagaatctgcctgcaatacaggacacctaggttcaatgcctgggttgggaagattctctggatgagggcatgacaactcacttcagtattcttgcctggagaatccccatggacagaggagtctggcgggctacagtccatagggttgcaaagagttggacacaactgagcaactaagctcagcACAAGCTTGGTAAAGAAGCTCTCTCCTAGGAAAATGTTACTCTTTATTCCTAATTCCTCCATTTTACCTGCCATATTCccatatgatttctttccttgtctttatggtctaaattttattatctcttttccCCTATTCAATTATCTTCCTTTAACCTGCCCCTCTCTGTATTTCTTCTCACTTCATATTTTGGCATTTACATGTTTTCCATATAATCATTGATGGATAAATAAGGTATTAATCTTTGGTACCCatatttttcaattctttcttattttctaccTTCAGAATACTTCAGCTTCTTCTCTGATTGAGTCAATGGATGGAGTAAATGACTCTGTGGTATCTGAATTTGTACTAATCGGACTTTCAAATTCATGGAAaatgcatctttttcttttttggttcttctttgtgTTCTACTTGGGAATTATCCTGGGAAACCTCTTCATTGTGTTCACAGTAATTATTGACTCTCATTTACACTCCCCCATGTACTTCCTGTTGGCCAATCTCTCCCTCCTTGATCTAGGTCTTTCCTCTACCACAGTACCCAAAATGATCTCTGATCTTTACACTAACTGCAAAatcatttcttttccaaaatgtatGACACAGATATTTTTCATTCATGTCATGGGTGGAGTTGAGATGGTGCTGCTCATAGCCATGGCATTTGACAGGTATACTGCAATCTGTAAGCCTCTCCACTACCTGACAATTATGAGCTCCAAAATGTGTGTTTCCTTTGTAGTGGTTGCCTGGATAGTGGGGATAATCCATGCTGTATCTCAGTTTGTTTTTGTCATAAACTTGCCTTTTTGTGGTCCCAATAAAGTAGACAGTTTTTACTGTGACTTTCCTCGGGTCATGAAACTTGCTTGTGTAGACACTTACAAGCTAGAGTTTGTAATCATTGCTAATAGTGGGTTTATATCCATGGCTACCTTCTTCTCTTTAATTATatcctacattttcattttggtCACTGTCTGGAAACGTTCTTCAGGAGACTTATCTAAAGCATTTTTCACACTGTCAGCTCACATCACTgtagtaattttgttttttatgccATGTATGTTTCTCTATGTGTGGCCTTTCCCTACAACATCATTGGAtaagtatttgtttattgttgACTTTGCCATCACCCCTATCTTGAATCCTACCATTTATACATTGAGAAACAAAGACATGAGAATTGCCATGAGGAGACTGGGCAAACGGATTGTAGGTTCCAGTGGGATCTCATAATGAATGGAGCAGATCTAGAGTACATGATGCTTCAAGCTCACCAAAAACAGAGTCATGTGACTATCATCATTACTATGGTTAAGAATTACTATTTCGAATGATAGTTCAACAAAGATGCACCTGTAGAAATTGATTATCAAGTTAGAGTTGACTTTATTTTGACAATCACAAGGAATAAATTGACTTCCTCTACGTTCATGgagaaaagagatgagaaaagaaaactaagctGACCTCCACGTgtaaacttaacattcaaaaccATTTTCTGGTGCCATTTCCTAGGACTTGCTGGGTGTAATTACtctcaattataaataaataactcaaaAATTGACAAATATATCTCATAGTAAGCTAATAGATTAAGAATCTAAAATGTAGGTTTGggtaaattataaataaagtatatacttctaattttctattttaattttattttaattaacagtAAGAATAAAATCAACTGTTATTATTTATGTTTAGCCCTGAATTCAAGACTTGACTACACCCTGAGCTTTTTCAGTTTAGGATGCCATTTCAATTTTGTTTAGATTTCAGTGATTGCATGTACAGAATTTCTTTAACACTATCAATATTTTAGATGAATTTAGATCAAatatttttgcacttttttttctgcttctctgttATCCTGAATGTGAAGACCTTCTAACATTCAACTAGCTcagtttattcttttaaaaatatgtataattaatAGCTGCTTCACAGCATAATAATCACCCAAGAATGTGTATTTAGAGGTCCTGGTTTCCTTGAATATGGTTTCCTGGTCTGTcaaaccaccaccccaccaccaccacaagcaCCACCCACCCCCTTCACCCCACGGCCCAATACAAGAGTTTATGTATCTGTGTTTGATAACCTTGGAATAATAGAAAGCCAAAAAGGTTGAGGCATAATCAATTTAATTGAGGATTTCTACATCTAGATTAAAGACTTCATTAAAGTTACAGGAATGTACAGTAacatctctgtctcctctgtataaataaaacaatctaatatgtcttttaaattttttctttttttaatgtttttttatttttttttaattttattttatttaactttacaatattgtattggttttgccatatatcaaaatgaatctgccacaggtatacatgtgttccccatcctgaaccctcctccctcctccctccgcataccatccctctgggtcatcccagtgcaccagccccaagcatccttttTTCTTATTCATCTGGACAGGAAAttctttttaacttaattactGCTGATAACTCCTTCCTTCAAATACTCCACTGGGCCTTTAAATCACTATAATCTCCTGGTTTACCTCCTACCTCTTGGGTAATATCTTCCCAGCATCTGTTTGCTGAATTTCCCTCATTTGTTCAACCAACAAACTTAGGGTTCCTCAGAATTGCATCTTTAGCCTGTTCTCACTTTATATTCTGTCCCTAGGTTGCATCCATTCCCATGGCTCCACCTCAAACCTCCTGTTCTTTCAAAGTCACAATAAACGGCTCAAACACTTGCCCAGTAGCTCAACCCAAAATCTGGGGTAATAATGAACTCCTCCCTCACTCTGATCCTCAATATTCAATAAATCAGCAAGTCTATTAATTCCACTTTATAAACATTTCTTATATACCTCCCCTTATTTTCTTCTACAATGTCACCATTCTTGTTGAAACCAtcacatattattttttagaatagaattttaagtcaactatgTGGTCTTCATGCTTCAAATCTTAtcccattatcttcatttcagtagagaggtttttaaaaatataaatctaacCATGTAGTTGTTTTGCTCAATGACTTTAACATAATTGTCATAGACCTTAAATTAAAACATTACCTCTCTTTCAAAGTTTATCAGGCCACCAGAGACCTGGTTCCCACCATGTCTCCTGCCCCTGAGAACAACATGCTCTTTCCCTTTAATTTCAGATTCAATTTGGTGGTTTTTTAAACTTGCCTGGAAACTTCAAACTCTTTTCTCTCTGATGCTTCACACTGATGAATCATTCTGTCTGAAACACTTGTCTTTCATGATTCACCTAGTAACATCTACTTATTCTTCACACCTCAGTTTCAGCAACACTTTACCAGGGAATAATTCCCAGGACCTGGGTTCAAGAACTCTCTTCTTATTGTGTATTGTTATAGCACTCCTTATTACCACTTCTGTAACATTAGTGACACTCCTGATTTCCTATTCAATGTAAGTTTTCCTCATTACACTTAACTTCCATGAGAAAAGGAGCTGTTTAATGCTGCCATCATATTTACTGCCAAACATCAGTATCAGTAGCAACAGTATATAGAacaatcaataaacatttgtcatTAAATACAGAGTGAggtcagaatgagaaaaacaaaaatcctatataaacacatacatgtggaatttaCTGAGCATGTCCCCGCCCATCagacaagacccagtttcccccacagtcagtctctcccatcaggaagattccatgagcctcttatcctcatccctcagagggcagacagaatgaaacccatagtcacagaaaactaatcaaattgatcacatgggccacagccttgtctaactcagtcaAGCGATGAGCCATGCCTCATTTgggtgtagggccacccaagatggacaggtgatggtggggagttctgacacaacatggt includes these proteins:
- the LOC109564314 gene encoding olfactory receptor 4F15-like translates to MDGVNDSVVSEFVLIGLSNSWKMHLFLFWFFFVFYLGIILGNLFIVFTVIIDSHLHSPMYFLLANLSLLDLGLSSTTVPKMISDLYTNCKIISFPKCMTQIFFIHVMGGVEMVLLIAMAFDRYTAICKPLHYLTIMSSKMCVSFVVVAWIVGIIHAVSQFVFVINLPFCGPNKVDSFYCDFPRVMKLACVDTYKLEFVIIANSGFISMATFFSLIISYIFILVTVWKRSSGDLSKAFFTLSAHITVVILFFMPCMFLYVWPFPTTSLDKYLFIVDFAITPILNPTIYTLRNKDMRIAMRRLGKRIVGSSGIS